In the genome of Bremerella sp. P1, the window GGCTTTCACCTGGTACTTGAGCTCCGAACCTTCAATCGGCTGAGGCTCTTGTTCCAGCTGATCTTTCACATCAATAACGGTTGTCTTGCCATCGACGTAAAGAATGGCCTGACCGTTCTCACCGATCGTTCCTTCTTCCGGCACGCATTTGAGAAATGCCTCGGTGGCGGCACGGCTGCCGGCCATATGGAACGTCATGTTACCACCACCACTGCGTTGGCTATCGCCAATGCCGAACTTATACTTCGGCTGCTGCGAAGCCTTGAAAACCGACAGACGAATCGGCACCCACTGCTCGCCAACGGCTTTCATAGTGCCATCTGCAGCTCGCTCGGTCGTCTTGGGCATACTCATCATCAACTGAACCGTAGGCGTATTGTCCCACCAATTGCAGTCGGCATAGTAATCGAGCACTTCCAACTTCACGCCGTCGTGGTTGTACATCACATTGCCAGCGCGATTTCGCATCGAGATGTAGAATACGGGCGTGAACCACCTGGCTAGATCAGGCTCGGCCACCTTCCACTTCGAGAAGCCTTCCCCGTATGCCGACCAATTGAACATGCCTGGCTGAAAGTCGATCATGTGCCGCTGTATTTCGCCGGCCTCGGCAAGCGCCATGGGAATGGCCTTCGCGTCATTGTCGACGCGCAGATCAAAGTAGTACGAATTATCGAACGCAAGCTCGGATGAGTCGTGCTCCCAAACATGAACCTGGGCATCGATCCCCTTCGAGCGGCTGATTGCGCCACTCAACAGCAGCATCAACAAGCCGATATGCGTGATGACAAAGCCGGTCTGATAACGTTTCCAGGGGTAACGAATGGCGGCAGCACAGAAAATATTGACGGCCAACAAGCCATAGATCAAACCGAACCACCACGATTGATAGACGTAGAACTGCACCACGTCGGTGTTGAAGGTGGCTTCGACGAATGTCGCGAAGATCAACGAAATCGCCATCAAACTGATTAGCACAACGGCCAAGCTCAGTGAGGCGGCGAATTCGTAGATATGCAGCAGTAGCCGTACCGGTAGGGGCTGGTCGGGGGAGACAAGTTTCGGTCTTGCCACGAGTTATTCCATAAAGTCAGGAAGCTCGGATTGCGGGGTGAGCAAGGCGGGGTGGAATTAAAACCGAATAGGAAGGATTTCGGTCCTGAGCCACGCCTTAGACACCACGATCGCGGCTTCGTAGTTCTTGCGGATTTGGGGAATTGGAAAGCGGGGCCCAACTCCTGTCGCCAATTGGCTTAATGGTCTAATACAGCAACGACTTACGACTAGGCAGCCGCCTACTGTAACAACACTATCCTTATTATAGCGCCGAAGCCCCGAACGGATACATGGTCTTTGGGAACCCGCAGCCAGAAGTCGCGATAATTGGTGACGATTTTAGGGAGTAGCCGCTCAAGCGGCTTCCCGGCAGCGGTCCCCATCACAAAAAAAGAACCGCGTCTCTCTGGGGGAGGAAACGCGGCTCTTTCGTTATCAAGCTTAGTAATGAATCACTACGAAGGTAGCAGACCCAGAATACCGTCCATCAGCGTGCTTGTGAGGGAATAGGGCTCGCTGAAGCTCCACATATTCCACATCAAGTCCGTCACCATCAGGCCACACACCAAGAGCAGCAGTGCGGTGACGCCAAGACTGAGGACATTCATGAACGAGTAAGGCACTTCGGAAGGAGCTGCTGCCACTGGGGCCGCTGCAGCCATCGTTCCCGTACCGGCCATGACCGAGTCGTCGGCTTCCAGGCCATCGCTTTCACCCAACCCACCGAAATCGCCTCCTTCCAGAGTCGCGCTTCCGAATAGGCCAGATTCCGAGGACATCGAATCCGAGTCCAACGCAATCACTTGCGAGCCGCTATCGTCATCTTCCAGATCGCCTTCGACTGGTGTCAAAAGGAAGTCATCTTCCGCAGCACCACCGGTAAGTGCCTCACCAATCTCGTCATTGTCCGTGCTATCGGCAACGACTTCTTCCGCTTCTTCAGCACTGATCAGTTCGAGGCCACTGTCTCCGGTCGAGAGGGAAAAATCATCGTCATCGGCCTCGGCAATCAAACCTAGCCCGCTGTCGCCGCCGTCATCATCAATCAGGCTAATTTCGCTATCGTCCTTTGACTTGGCCGCGGGTTCTTCGGCCAGACCAAGATCGTCTTCCGAGGCCAACAGATCCATGCTGCTGTCTTCGTCATCTTCGATATCGAGCGTCAGTTCACCGCTGCTATCGTTGTCGTCCATGCCGATGCCGCTGGTACCAAGATCCAGCGACTCATCTTCAAGCCCCAGGCTCAAACCACTGCCGGTTCCTTCCGGATCCGATGGTTCGCCGCCCAAATCGATGTTGGCATCACTGCCTTCTTCGCTAAGCGTCAGTTCATCGTCTTCGAGGCTGAAGCCATCGTCGTCGAGGGGCTTGTTGATCGAAGAACCTTCGAGAATGTCCGAGCCTTCACCCAGGCTCAAGCTGCTCAGACTGGACTCACCAGCAGGATCGACGCTACTGCTCGAAGCGTCGTCTATGCCAATATCGCTATCAAGGCTGAGCGAACTGTCCGAGTCTTGTCCGATGATATGGGACGAACCACTATCGCCACCTTCACCGGTATCGGAAATCAGAATGCTGTCCATCGAACCGGACGAACCTTCATCCGAATCGGTGATACCGCTAAGTTCGAATTCCTGGCTCTCGCTGTCACCTCCACCGAGTCCTTCCTCGGCCAAGATGCCGCGGGCCTTTTCGAGTTCGTCTTCCTTGAACTTCCAGCTCGATCCATCGCGGAATGCACGAACCTTGCCGCGCTCGCGCAGATCTTGAATCGTGTCTTCAGATACGCCTAACTTGGCAGCGAATTCAGAAAGCGGAAGATAGTCGGCCATGATGGCTCCCAAAAGGTTCAACCTAGCGGGAAGCCTAAGACCTCAGACTTCGTCGCTACGATTGGTTGAGCAGTGTACGAATCTCACGTGGGCTTGGCGTGCCCCCGTTGAATTCCTCGATGAGTAAATCCCATTGTAAGTTGCGAACGCTTTTCAGGGAAACTTTCCCCGTACTTCCGTCCACGTGATAAACGGCCATAACCCGGGCTTCCGGATCTACCATGATCACGTGCTGTCCGCCGTCCTCTGTCTTGGCCGCATGGACAATCAGGCCATTGGAGACCGGTAGCCCAACATGCTTCTGGGCCATTGCAGACGGAGTACTGCGGAAAAGTTCAACGCTCAGCGTTACAGCGACCAATACAACGATCGCCGAGAGAAGCGGCTTCCACATAAATCACCTAGATTACGCGATTTACGGAATCGTTCCTCCAAGATTTATTCTAGAAGCCCAATTCCGAGATGCAACTATTTATCTGATGGTTAGTTAGGGAGATTTAACGGGCTGCGACCACCACTTCGGGGGAAGGGATGGAATGAATTACCTGTTTTCGCCCAGCATTCGGGTAGTTTATCAGTGCCTAGAGAACCAACAAACATCGATTTTGCCGCGGGAGAAGCGTGTTGGCGGCTACCCGAAAATTTTTTGGTCAAGAAAGAACATCGGCCGACGGACAAGTCCGTCGGCCGAACATTCATTTCCCCCCCGGGATTTAATTCGACGCGCTATTGCGCGATTGCATTTCAGCAAGTCCGCCTGTGGGCGGTAGTTATCGAAAGCGTTGATTGCCTCGACGGATAAAGTTATCGGCACGCAAGGCATCCCTATTGAAGCTCTTTTGGGGCGAAATTCGAAAAATCTATCGCATTATCGCAACCCTCCGTATCTCCCCAGACTAACAGCCTTCGAAATCGAGTTGCGATTTTGTCTGATTAGTTAGGGGTCGAAATGTCGATTCTAACGATTAACGCGAGTTTCCCTTTTGTTCCGCCCCCTACCCCGGGAAGTGCGGTGCCATCGAGAAGGAGTTCGATTGTGCAAGAGACGGACGCCCCCAAAATTTCTCAGTCCATCGCCGCCAAGCTGGGTTGGCCGATTCTTATCGGTTCGGCTCTGACGGTCTTGTTTTACGGTGCTATCCATTTTGGCATCATCCCCCACCATCCCCTGCTTCGCTACGTCACCGCACACCCGGTCGAGTATGTCGAAGTTGGCATGTTTATGGTGGGTGTCGCTGCCTTGTTATTGAAGGCCGGCCAGTTGATCGGCGAGTTCCGCTCGCTGAGTCACGTCGATTTGCCGCCGCAAGAGAATGGCCGCGATAAGATCGAACAGGCCCCGCTGCTGCTCAATGCCTTACAACAATTGCCGGAGTCATTTCACCCGACACTTTTGTTTCAGCGGCTCTCCAAAGGCTTGCAACATGTTCATGCCAGCCAGACAGCCTCGAATCTACAGGATGAACTGAAATACCTGGCCGATATCGATCAAGAGAAGTGTGAACACGACTATTCAATGGTTCGCATCGTGATCTGGGCCACACCGATGCTGGGCTTCTTGGGTACCGTTATTGGTATCACGCTGGCACTGGGCAACCTATCGCCAGAAGCGCTGGTGAATGAACCCAAGGTCGCGATGGAGAGCCTGCTTCAGGGACTCAGCGTGGCGTTTGATACCACCGCGCTTGCATTAACCCTTTCCATTGGACTGATGTTCGCTCAGTTCGTCCTTGGCCGTGTCGAATCGGAACTGCTGAGCAACGTCGATTCCATGGCGGCTGACGAGTTGACCGCACGATTTGAAACCGAAGGCAGCGCCACCGATCCAAGTGTTCTCGCGGTTAAGAAGATGGCCGAACGAACCATCCAGACCACGCAAGACCTTGTCGTGCGTCAGACAGAGCTCTGGCGAGACACGGTCTCCTCCGCTCATCAACATTGGCAGCGGTTGATCTCCGCCAGCAGCGAACAAATGGAAACGGCACTGCACAATGCCATGACCGAATCGCTCAAAACGCACGCCGACGCCTTCGCGGCTGCCCAGCAGCATACGATTCAGCGTTCGGCCGAACAGCTCAACGGCGTTGTCGATGCTTTGTACCAAGTCAGTTCTTCCATCCATGCTCAGCATGAACAACTGACGGAGCAAGGGACGATCCTACTGAAAGTGGTCGAAGCAACCGGCGAAGTCGCCAACTTGGAACACTCCCTCAATCGCAATCTGGAAACGCTGGCCGGTAAGCAGCACTTTGAAGAGACCGTCCAGAGCCTGGCCGCGACGATTCACCTGCTTAACTCGCGGATGTCCGGCAGCGGACATACTTCGGTTCAACTCGATCGCAAGGACAAAGGTCAAGCCGCGTGAGTCGACGTCGTTCAGCACGACATACGGTCGAGATCTCGCTATTCCCCTTCCTGGCCGTGTTGATCTGCACCATGGGAGCCTTGATTGTGCTCTTCGTGGTGATGGTCCTCCAGGCTCGTACGGAAGCGGTGGCGGTCGATCTACCGGCGCTCTCGGTGCCTGCTCCGGCAGAGCCAGAGCCTCCTGCTCCTGCGCCAGAACCGCAGCCGGTCGAAGACTACACCGAGAAGATGCAGGAGCTCGAGCAACTGCGTCTCACACGACTCAAGCAGTTGGAAGATGCTCGCCTACAGCTTTCTGGCCTGGAAGACCATAGTCACCGCCTGACCGAAAAGATCCGCAAGCTCCGCGGCGACATTGCGGTGCTGGAAGGGGAAACCGAGAACGTCACCGGTAGTGCCGATGACTTTGAGACACAAAAGCAGCGATTGAATCAACAGATTGCTGAGGCTCAGGCAGAACTCGACAAGGTTCGCAAAGAAATCAAGGGACGCAAACCAGCCTATGCTTTGGTTCCTTACGACGGACAGAGCGGAACACGCCGCCAGCCTATCTACATCGAATGCACAGCCGATCGCGTGATCATCCAACCAGAAGGGATCGGTTTGACAGGTACCGATTTCCAGGAACCTCTCGGACCCGGCAATCCATTGGCAGCATCCCTGCGGACCATTCGTGAGTACCGTCAATCGCAAGGCGTGCCAGGACAAGGCAATCCTTACCCGCTGTTGATTGTTCGCCCCGGTGGTGCCGAGTCGTATGCAGCCGCGCGGGAAGCCCTGAACGGCTGGGACGACGAATTCGGCTATGAGCTGGTCGACGAAGATACCGAACTAGCCTATCCGCCTGCCGATCGCTTCTTGGCCAAACGTTTGATTGAAACGGTTGAACTGGCTCGACGTCGCAAGATCGCTCTGATCATGGCTGCTCCGAAGAAGTACGGCCGCGTCGAAGATCAATACCTCGCGGCAACACGCAACGGTGGCTTCCAAGCTGTCGGTAGCGGGGGTGACGAAGAGGCATTTCTCGAGAACCGATTCGTAGAACGTGGCAACGGTACCGGCGAAATGCCGGCCGAAACCTATGGTGGTTCCGGTCAAATGGGAACCGGCCGAGCGACCACTCCGGTTAATGACGCCCAGCAGAGGGCACCTAATCAACAATCGGGTCAAGGCTTTTATCCTCAGCAGGCTCCTCCAGAACAACGTACCGGTGAAGGCAAGCACGGCGCTCAGTATGCTCAGCCAAATGGTCCCGACATGAAGGATGCTTCCGGCGGAACAGGTGGTAACCGCTCGTCTGCCAAGCCGATCGCAGCCACACGAGGCGGCAACTGGGCTTTACCGACGGCAGGACCTCGAAACACGGCGATTACACGGCCGGTCACGCTGGTAGTAAGCGGAGCACAGATGACCTTGGTGCAAGAGCGTGGCGTACTTGGTCCCGCTGAAACGGTCCCTGTAAACGGAGACATGGAAGCGGCGGTCGACAAGCTCGTTCGCTTGATTCATACACGCATCGACAGCTGGGGCATGGCTGGTCGCAACTTCTACTGGAAGCCCATCTTGCAAGTCACCGTCGAGCAAGGCGGCGAGCCTGTGGTAAGCCAGTTGGAAACGCTCTTGTACGGTTCCGGGATCGAGGTGAATCGCAAGTGAGACGTCCGGCCAAAACAACCAGTGCAGACAAGAACGCACCGTCGCTTGATTCATTTCTTGACGTGGTGACTAACCTTGTCGGGATCCTGATCATCCTGATCATGGTGGTCGGTATCACGGCTCGAGATGCGATCGTGGATGCGGCGATCGGCAAAACGGACGAGCCTGTCAAACCTCCGACGCTATCGATTCCTGCACCGGAGCCGGAACTACCCAAGGCACCGCCCAAGCCGCAGGGACCAACGCTGGCCGAAGTGAACAGCATGGCCCAAGATGTGGCCTCGATCCAGCATGAGATCCTCGACGTGCAAGAGCAGGCAAAACTTGCATTCGAAGAACGCAATCAACTGCAATTGTTTTTGACATCCGCGGAAACCACGCTCAACCAAAAGCAGCAAGAGCTTTCCAGCAGTAAACAAGAAGAAGTCGCCCAGCAGCGGGAGCTACTACACACGACTTCACAGCTGGAAGAGTTATACGATCAAATCGAGAGCCTGCGTGACTACCGGCCCGAGGTGAAAGAACTGGCCCACTACCCCACTCCGCTGGCCAAGACCGTCTTTGGTCAGGAAGAACACTTCCGCCTCCGCCATGGACGAATCTCTTACGTTCCGATGGAGCGATTGGTCGAGGCCATGAAGAACGATGCCCGCAGCCACTTGGACCGTGCTCGACGCGATGGAAAAGCGGTCGCTCGCATCGGTCCAATGAACGGCTATGTCATGCAGTACACGCTCGTCAGTCGTTCGTACGAAATGGAAACTTCTCTCGGCACGGCCACGCGTGGCGGTATCGAACTTCAGAGTTTTACCCTGGAACCGGAGACCGAACAGATCGGCTTTCCCATTGACGAAGCTTTGCAACCGGGGTCGCGTTTCCGCGATATTATCGCCTCGCTCGATCCATCGCGGACGACGATCACGATCTGGACCTACCCTGATAGTTATGGCGACTTCCGCAAAGTTCGTGATGATCTGTACGAGATCGGGTTCACGACGGCAGCACGCCCACTGCCGGAAGACTACCCAATCGGTGGGAGCCCGCAAGGTTCTCGCTCGTCTTCGCAATAGCCAGAGACCGATCCGAGCCTGACCTCGCTTGTGTCATGCTCTACAATGAAGTCTTTGCATTGAGACCTCATTTCCTTTTCGCATATGACTCCGACCACGCAGCAACTAAACGACTGGGACAAGCACTACGTCTGGCATGCCTTCACCCAAATGGCCTGCTACGAGCCACTGATCATCGAATCGGCGGAAGGGTGCGAATTAATCGATACTGAGGGGCGCCGCCTGATCGATGGGGTCAGCAGCATGTGGTGCAATGTCCACGGCCATCGGCACCCGACGATTGATGCCGCGATTCAACAGCAACTAGGCAAGGTGGCACATGTCACCAATCTGGGATGCTCGAACAGCACGACCATCCAGTTGGCCAAGCGACTGGCCGACCTGTCGCCGGGAGATTTGGATCACACCTTTTTCTGCAGTGATGGAGCTTCCGCTCTAGAGGTGGCCATCAAGCTGGCCTTTCAATATTGGCATCAGTGTGAGAACCCCAAACCCCAGAAGACATCGTACATTGGGTTTGAGGACGCCTATCATGGCGACACCATCGGTACGATTAGCGTGGGGGGCGTTGATCGCTTCAACGCGGTGTTCAAGCCATTGATGTTTCCCGTTCACCGGCTTCCGATTCCTGATCGTCGTACGCCAACATTCGCGACCAGTTGTCAGCATCATTTGCAGACACTCGAGGAGACGCTGGCAAAACATCACGAATCGATTGCTGCGGTCGTGATCGAACCATTGGTCCTCGGAGCAGCCGGTATGATCATGCAGCCGGAAGGTTACCTCCGAGGCGTACGTCAGCTGACGCGAAAGTACGATGTCCTGATGATTGCCGATGAGGTGGCCGTGGGCATGGGGCGTACTGGTACGATGTTTGCCTGTCAGCAAGAGGATGTCGTTCCGGACATTCTGTGTCTTGGCAAAGGTCTCTCTGGCGGCTACCTTCCCATGAGTGCGGCGATCGCAACCACCGAGATTTGGAATGCCTACCTGGGTGACTATGACGAAGCGAAACAGCTATGCCATGGCCATACGTTTGGTGGCAACCCGTTAAGCGCCGCCGCGGCAATGGCCACACTGGATGTCTTCGAGCAGGAAGATACGCTGGCTCAACTCCCTGATAAGATTCAACGAATTGCTGAGCACCTGAGTCGCCTGATCGAACATCCTCATGTGGGCAACGTCCGACAAATTGGTATGATCGCCGCCATCGAGTTGGTCAAGAACCGAGAGACAGGTGAGCATTTTCCCTGGACGGAGAGACATGGGCACCAGGTTTGTCAATTTGCACTGGATCATGGTCTGTGGATCCGCCCGCTAGGTGACGTGATTGTCATCATGCCTCCCCTGGCTGTTTCCATGGACCAAATTGATACCATGTGCGAAGTGATTGCCCAGGGAATCGACCACGTCACTTTGAATAGAGCGTGTCAGTCATGAATAACTATCGCTACCTTCTGATTCAGATTCGCGATTTTGAAGATCCCATTCGCCGGCAAGAGATTGGCTGTTTTGCCGACGCATTACGTTGCCCCCAAGAGTCGATTACCATCTTCGATCTGCTGTCTACCAGTCTCGACGCTTCGCACCTCGCGGAAGTCGACATGGTAATGATTGGTGGCTCGGGACGTTACAGCGTCACCAGTGACGCCCCGTGGATGCAACGGGCACTCGTCAGTTTGCAGCGACTTCTAGATAGCGGAAAACCTACGTTCGCCTCGTGCTGGGGTTTTCAATCCTTGGCCAGGGCTGCCGGGGGCAAGGTCATTCACGATCTCGAGCACGCCGAACTGGGAACCAGCCTGGTCACATTGACCGAGGCCGGCATGCTTGATCCGATATTCTCGCATCTGCCAGAGAGCTTCGAGGCCTACATGGGGCACGAAGATCGCGTGATTGAGTTGCCGCCCGGAACGACGCTATTGGCCTCGACCGAAAGGGTTGCTCAGCAGGCATTTCGATTTGACGGTCGCCCGATCTACTGCACGCAGTTCCATCCAGAACTCACCCTTCCAACGCTGGTTAGCCGTGTGGAGGCCTACCCGGAGTACTGCGAACGCATCGCTAAAGTTCCTTACCATGTGTTTCGTGGCCAATGCCAAGCGGCCCCTCAATGCGAAACACTTCTGCGACTGTTCCGGGATCATTTTCTTGGTTAGGCCATCGGCCAGGGAAATTAACCAAGTCGCAGGGATCTCTGCATAGACGCATTCTTGGCGTCATCGGATACCGGAATAACGGGCACAACCGTTACTATCGCTGTAGCCTACCTACGGTTAGCCTCAACCCGAATCCGGAATCGCGTGTTGCGTGTTCTCCTGACCTAAGCTTTTGCTCAGACCGGAGTCCGCGTTGAATCCGGTTGGGGCAGGTTTTGATCGGAATTTCATACCATGAACGACAACTCACAACAGGCAGTGAAGGAAGGCACCGAACCGGGCGAAGTATCGCG includes:
- a CDS encoding MotA/TolQ/ExbB proton channel family protein, with product MQETDAPKISQSIAAKLGWPILIGSALTVLFYGAIHFGIIPHHPLLRYVTAHPVEYVEVGMFMVGVAALLLKAGQLIGEFRSLSHVDLPPQENGRDKIEQAPLLLNALQQLPESFHPTLLFQRLSKGLQHVHASQTASNLQDELKYLADIDQEKCEHDYSMVRIVIWATPMLGFLGTVIGITLALGNLSPEALVNEPKVAMESLLQGLSVAFDTTALALTLSIGLMFAQFVLGRVESELLSNVDSMAADELTARFETEGSATDPSVLAVKKMAERTIQTTQDLVVRQTELWRDTVSSAHQHWQRLISASSEQMETALHNAMTESLKTHADAFAAAQQHTIQRSAEQLNGVVDALYQVSSSIHAQHEQLTEQGTILLKVVEATGEVANLEHSLNRNLETLAGKQHFEETVQSLAATIHLLNSRMSGSGHTSVQLDRKDKGQAA
- a CDS encoding type 1 glutamine amidotransferase, with protein sequence MNNYRYLLIQIRDFEDPIRRQEIGCFADALRCPQESITIFDLLSTSLDASHLAEVDMVMIGGSGRYSVTSDAPWMQRALVSLQRLLDSGKPTFASCWGFQSLARAAGGKVIHDLEHAELGTSLVTLTEAGMLDPIFSHLPESFEAYMGHEDRVIELPPGTTLLASTERVAQQAFRFDGRPIYCTQFHPELTLPTLVSRVEAYPEYCERIAKVPYHVFRGQCQAAPQCETLLRLFRDHFLG
- a CDS encoding helix-turn-helix domain-containing protein, which translates into the protein MADYLPLSEFAAKLGVSEDTIQDLRERGKVRAFRDGSSWKFKEDELEKARGILAEEGLGGGDSESQEFELSGITDSDEGSSGSMDSILISDTGEGGDSGSSHIIGQDSDSSLSLDSDIGIDDASSSSVDPAGESSLSSLSLGEGSDILEGSSINKPLDDDGFSLEDDELTLSEEGSDANIDLGGEPSDPEGTGSGLSLGLEDESLDLGTSGIGMDDNDSSGELTLDIEDDEDSSMDLLASEDDLGLAEEPAAKSKDDSEISLIDDDGGDSGLGLIAEADDDDFSLSTGDSGLELISAEEAEEVVADSTDNDEIGEALTGGAAEDDFLLTPVEGDLEDDDSGSQVIALDSDSMSSESGLFGSATLEGGDFGGLGESDGLEADDSVMAGTGTMAAAAPVAAAPSEVPYSFMNVLSLGVTALLLLVCGLMVTDLMWNMWSFSEPYSLTSTLMDGILGLLPS
- the bioA gene encoding adenosylmethionine--8-amino-7-oxononanoate transaminase, which translates into the protein MTPTTQQLNDWDKHYVWHAFTQMACYEPLIIESAEGCELIDTEGRRLIDGVSSMWCNVHGHRHPTIDAAIQQQLGKVAHVTNLGCSNSTTIQLAKRLADLSPGDLDHTFFCSDGASALEVAIKLAFQYWHQCENPKPQKTSYIGFEDAYHGDTIGTISVGGVDRFNAVFKPLMFPVHRLPIPDRRTPTFATSCQHHLQTLEETLAKHHESIAAVVIEPLVLGAAGMIMQPEGYLRGVRQLTRKYDVLMIADEVAVGMGRTGTMFACQQEDVVPDILCLGKGLSGGYLPMSAAIATTEIWNAYLGDYDEAKQLCHGHTFGGNPLSAAAAMATLDVFEQEDTLAQLPDKIQRIAEHLSRLIEHPHVGNVRQIGMIAAIELVKNRETGEHFPWTERHGHQVCQFALDHGLWIRPLGDVIVIMPPLAVSMDQIDTMCEVIAQGIDHVTLNRACQS